In Palleronia sp. LCG004, a single window of DNA contains:
- a CDS encoding DUF924 family protein has product MSQAEEIIRFWVEEVGPKGWYAVDDDLDRTIRERFGDLWAAERDGVRRAWCASPEGALAYLTLTDQFPRNMFRGDGRAFALDRRALAAAKQAIARDWDLQIDGPARQFFYLPLMHSEILADQDRCVRLFVARMPEAEDNLFHARAHREVIRNYGRFPYRNAALGRRNNAAEDAYLDAGGYAETIRMLKTDA; this is encoded by the coding sequence ATGTCGCAGGCAGAAGAGATCATCCGGTTCTGGGTCGAGGAGGTCGGACCGAAGGGCTGGTACGCGGTCGACGACGATCTCGACCGGACCATCCGCGAGCGGTTCGGCGACCTCTGGGCGGCCGAACGCGACGGCGTCCGGAGGGCCTGGTGCGCCTCGCCCGAAGGCGCGCTGGCCTATCTGACCCTGACCGATCAATTCCCGCGCAACATGTTCCGCGGCGATGGCCGGGCCTTCGCGCTCGATCGGCGCGCGCTTGCCGCGGCCAAGCAGGCGATCGCCCGCGACTGGGACCTGCAGATCGACGGCCCTGCGCGACAGTTCTTCTATCTGCCGCTCATGCATTCCGAGATCCTCGCCGATCAGGATCGCTGCGTCAGGCTGTTCGTGGCACGCATGCCCGAGGCGGAGGACAACCTCTTCCACGCCCGTGCCCATCGAGAGGTCATCCGAAATTACGGGCGCTTTCCCTATCGCAACGCGGCGCTCGGCCGGCGCAACAACGCGGCGGAGGACGCCTATCTCGATGCTGGCGGCTATGCCGAGACGATTCGGATGCTGAAGACCGACGCGTGA
- the uvrA gene encoding excinuclease ABC subunit UvrA, which yields MAELKNIEVRGAREHNLKSIDVDIPRDKLVVITGLSGSGKSSLAFDTIYAEGQRRYVESLSAYARQFLDMMQKPDVDHISGLSPAISIEQKTTSKNPRSTVGTVTEIYDYMRLLFARVGTPYSPATGKPIEAQQVQDMVDRTMAMEEGTRGYLLAPIIRDRKGEYRKEFLELRKQGFQRVKVDGTFYELDEPPTLDKKFRHDIDVVVDRIVVREGLETRLADSFRTALDLADGIAILETAPSEGDPERITFSEKFACPVSGFTIPEIEPRLFSFNAPFGACPECDGLGVELFFDERLVVPDQNLKITDGAIAPWRKGKSPYFTQTIEAIAKHYGFKQSTKWADLPDEAKTVFLFGSGETEIKFRYDEGGRVYEVSRAFEGVIPNMERRYRETDSSWIREEFERYQNNRPCGACDGYRLRPEALAVKIDGMHVGQVVQMSIREAWEWCERVPAALTAQKNEIARAILKEIRERLGFLNNVGLEYLTLSRNAGTLSGGESQRIRLASQIGSGLTGVLYVLDEPSIGLHQRDNDRLLTTLKNLRDQGNTVIVVEHDEEAIREADYVFDIGPGAGVHGGEVVAHGTPQEIESDPKSVTGDYLAGRRAINVQPDRRKGNKKAIRVVEASGNNLKDLSVDFPLGKFVCVTGVSGGGKSTLTIETLFKTASMRLNGARQTPAPCKTIKGLEHLDKVIDIDQRPIGRTPRSNPATYTGAFSPIRDWFAGLPEAKARGYKPGRFSFNVKGGRCEACQGDGVIKIEMHFLPDVYVECETCKGARYNRETLEIRFKGKSIADVLDMTVEEAQGFFQAVPSIREKMDALVRVGLGYIRVGQQATTLSGGEAQRVKLSKELAKRSTGRTLYILDEPTTGLHFEDVKKLLEVLHELVDQGNTVVVIEHNLDVIKTADWLIDIGPEGGDGGGELVATGTPEEVSENEASHTGRYLKPMLTPRKVAAE from the coding sequence ATGGCCGAGCTGAAGAACATCGAAGTCCGTGGCGCGCGGGAACACAACCTCAAGAGCATCGATGTCGATATTCCCCGCGACAAGCTTGTCGTGATCACGGGTCTGTCGGGATCGGGCAAGTCGTCGCTGGCCTTCGACACGATCTATGCCGAAGGGCAGCGCCGCTATGTCGAATCCCTTTCGGCCTATGCGCGGCAATTCCTCGACATGATGCAGAAGCCCGATGTCGATCATATCAGCGGCCTCAGCCCTGCCATCAGCATCGAGCAGAAGACGACCTCCAAGAACCCGCGCTCGACCGTCGGCACCGTGACCGAGATCTACGACTACATGCGGTTGCTCTTCGCCCGGGTCGGGACGCCTTATTCCCCGGCCACCGGCAAGCCCATCGAGGCGCAGCAGGTGCAGGACATGGTCGACCGGACGATGGCGATGGAGGAGGGCACGCGAGGCTATCTCCTCGCGCCGATCATCCGTGACCGGAAGGGCGAATATCGGAAGGAGTTCCTCGAGCTTCGTAAGCAGGGCTTCCAGAGGGTGAAGGTCGACGGCACCTTCTATGAGTTGGACGAGCCGCCCACGCTCGACAAGAAATTCCGCCACGACATCGACGTCGTGGTCGATCGGATCGTGGTACGCGAAGGGCTCGAGACGCGACTTGCCGACAGTTTCCGCACGGCGCTCGACCTTGCCGACGGGATCGCGATCCTCGAGACAGCCCCGAGCGAGGGCGATCCGGAGCGCATCACGTTTTCGGAGAAGTTCGCCTGTCCAGTCTCGGGCTTCACCATCCCCGAGATCGAGCCGCGCCTCTTTTCGTTCAACGCTCCGTTCGGGGCCTGCCCGGAATGCGATGGTCTGGGTGTCGAGCTGTTCTTCGACGAACGCCTGGTCGTGCCCGATCAGAACCTCAAGATCACGGACGGTGCGATCGCACCCTGGCGCAAGGGCAAGAGTCCGTATTTCACCCAGACGATCGAAGCCATCGCCAAGCATTACGGGTTCAAGCAATCGACTAAATGGGCCGATCTGCCCGACGAGGCGAAGACCGTCTTTCTCTTCGGGTCGGGCGAGACCGAGATCAAGTTCCGTTATGACGAAGGGGGGCGGGTCTATGAGGTGTCGCGCGCCTTCGAGGGCGTCATTCCGAACATGGAACGCCGGTATCGCGAGACGGATTCGAGCTGGATCCGCGAGGAATTCGAGCGCTATCAGAACAACCGGCCCTGCGGTGCCTGTGATGGGTATCGCCTGCGCCCCGAGGCTCTGGCCGTCAAGATCGACGGGATGCATGTGGGCCAGGTCGTCCAGATGTCGATCCGCGAGGCCTGGGAATGGTGCGAGCGGGTGCCCGCGGCGCTGACCGCGCAGAAGAACGAGATCGCGCGCGCAATCCTCAAGGAAATCCGCGAACGGCTGGGATTCCTGAACAATGTCGGCCTCGAATATCTGACGTTGTCGCGCAATGCCGGGACCCTTTCGGGGGGCGAGTCGCAGCGGATCAGGTTGGCGAGCCAGATCGGATCGGGTCTGACGGGCGTTCTCTATGTGCTCGACGAGCCGTCGATCGGCCTGCATCAGCGCGACAACGACCGGTTGCTCACAACGCTGAAGAACCTGAGGGATCAGGGCAATACCGTCATTGTGGTAGAACATGACGAAGAGGCGATCCGGGAGGCGGATTACGTCTTCGATATCGGCCCCGGAGCCGGCGTCCATGGCGGAGAGGTCGTCGCGCACGGAACGCCGCAGGAGATCGAGAGCGATCCGAAGAGCGTTACCGGCGATTACCTTGCCGGCCGGCGCGCGATCAATGTGCAACCGGACCGTCGGAAGGGCAACAAGAAGGCGATCCGCGTCGTGGAAGCGTCGGGCAACAATCTCAAGGATCTGAGCGTCGATTTCCCTTTGGGCAAGTTCGTCTGCGTAACGGGCGTTTCGGGCGGCGGCAAGTCGACCCTCACGATCGAGACCTTGTTCAAGACCGCCTCCATGCGGTTGAACGGTGCGCGTCAGACACCCGCGCCCTGCAAGACGATCAAGGGGTTGGAGCATCTCGACAAGGTGATCGACATCGACCAACGCCCGATTGGGCGTACGCCACGCTCGAATCCCGCCACGTATACCGGGGCGTTCTCGCCGATCCGCGACTGGTTCGCCGGGTTGCCGGAGGCGAAGGCCCGCGGCTACAAGCCCGGGCGGTTCAGCTTCAACGTCAAGGGCGGTCGTTGCGAGGCCTGCCAGGGCGACGGTGTCATCAAGATCGAGATGCACTTCTTGCCCGACGTCTATGTCGAATGCGAGACCTGCAAGGGCGCACGCTACAATCGTGAGACGCTGGAAATCAGGTTCAAGGGCAAGAGCATAGCAGATGTTCTTGATATGACGGTTGAAGAAGCGCAGGGCTTTTTCCAAGCCGTGCCTTCGATCCGCGAGAAGATGGACGCGCTGGTGCGCGTGGGCCTTGGCTATATCCGCGTGGGTCAGCAGGCGACGACCCTTTCGGGCGGCGAAGCGCAGCGCGTGAAGCTGTCGAAGGAACTCGCGAAGCGATCGACGGGCCGCACGCTCTATATCCTCGACGAGCCGACGACGGGTCTGCATTTCGAGGACGTGAAGAAGCTCCTGGAAGTGCTTCATGAGCTTGTCGATCAGGGAAACACGGTCGTGGTCATCGAGCACAATCTCGACGTGATCAAGACGGCCGACTGGCTGATCGATATCGGTCCCGAGGGCGGCGACGGCGGTGGAGAGCTGGTCGCAACCGGAACGCCAGAGGAGGTCTCGGAGAACGAGGCCTCGCATACGGGACGTTATCTGAAGCCGATGCTGACGCCACGAAAGGTCGCGGCCGAGTAG
- the xth gene encoding exodeoxyribonuclease III, giving the protein MKIATFNINGVKARLDGLLDWLRDSAPDVACLQEIKSIDANFPREAIEDLGYIVETHGQKGFNGVAILSKLPIEDVTRGLPGDDSDEQARYIEATVMGTRPVRVAGLYLPNGNPAPGPKYDYKLAWMERLEARMRDVLATEEPAIFCGDYNVIPQDEDAARPDAWREDALGLPQTRAAFRRLLALGMTEMFRARTMAGGHYSFWDYQAGAFDRNDGIRIDHHLLSPQAADLVTDVWIEKDLRAREKPSDHVPVWIELDA; this is encoded by the coding sequence ATGAAGATCGCGACATTCAACATCAATGGCGTGAAGGCCCGGCTCGACGGGCTTCTCGACTGGCTGCGCGACAGCGCGCCGGACGTCGCCTGCCTTCAGGAAATCAAGTCGATCGACGCCAACTTCCCGCGCGAAGCGATCGAGGATCTGGGGTATATCGTCGAAACGCACGGACAGAAGGGCTTCAACGGGGTTGCGATCCTGTCGAAGTTGCCGATCGAGGATGTGACGCGCGGCCTTCCCGGCGACGACAGCGACGAACAGGCCCGTTACATCGAGGCGACCGTCATGGGCACACGCCCCGTGCGGGTGGCCGGACTTTACCTTCCGAACGGCAATCCGGCTCCGGGGCCGAAATACGATTACAAGCTCGCCTGGATGGAACGGCTCGAGGCTCGGATGCGTGACGTGCTCGCGACGGAGGAACCCGCGATCTTCTGCGGTGACTACAACGTCATCCCGCAGGACGAGGACGCGGCCCGCCCCGACGCTTGGCGCGAGGATGCCCTTGGCCTGCCCCAGACACGCGCGGCCTTCCGTCGTCTTCTGGCGCTCGGAATGACCGAGATGTTTCGCGCGCGGACCATGGCCGGCGGCCATTATTCCTTCTGGGATTATCAGGCCGGTGCGTTCGACCGGAACGACGGCATCCGGATCGACCATCACCTGCTGAGCCCGCAGGCCGCCGATCTCGTGACCGACGTCTGGATCGAGAAGGACCTTCGCGCACGCGAAAAGCCCTCCGATCATGTTCCCGTCTGGATCGAACTCGACGCCTGA
- a CDS encoding iron-sulfur cluster assembly accessory protein, translating into MNLPPKVTDRAFARLSEIGAAEQGQALRVAVEGGGCSGFQYEIKLDAQADDDLVLEKDGERVLVDSVSLPFLAGATIDFSEELIGARFVIENPNASSSCGCGVSFAM; encoded by the coding sequence ATGAACCTTCCCCCGAAAGTGACCGATCGCGCATTTGCGCGCCTTTCCGAAATCGGCGCGGCCGAACAGGGACAGGCCCTGCGCGTCGCGGTCGAGGGCGGCGGATGCTCGGGCTTCCAGTATGAAATCAAGCTCGACGCGCAGGCCGACGACGACCTCGTCCTCGAAAAGGACGGCGAGCGGGTGCTCGTCGACAGTGTCTCGCTTCCCTTCCTTGCCGGAGCGACCATAGATTTCAGCGAGGAACTGATCGGCGCGCGGTTCGTGATCGAGAATCCGAACGCCAGTTCGAGCTGCGGCTGCGGCGTCTCCTTCGCGATGTAA
- a CDS encoding MFS transporter, with protein sequence MLKVLVGGWALFLGMALLMVGNGMQGTLLGVRGPLEGFSTFQMSLVMSAYFLGFLGGSRLAPEMIRRVGHIRVFAALASFISAVLILYPSITEPWAWVLLRVLIGFCFSGVYVTAESWLNNSVTNDQRGQALSVYMIVQMTGILTAQGLLALGDPTGFILFIVPSVLVSMSFAPILLSVTPTPAFATTKPMSLARLYHSSPLGCVGMFLMGGVYSAQFGMASVYATQLGFSVSEVATFVAAIYAGGLLLQYPIGWLSDRFDRRRVIMGAALVGGLVSFLGFTSEPTLVMLCVAGFVMGGMANPLYALLIAHTNDYLAHEDMSAASGGLLFINGLGAVAGPIITGAMIAEFGPMGFWVFLAVLMLLLAAYAGYRMTRRAAPDEYGQYVAITPSATVVAMDAAQDWLQEQAEEDEEIDEDDDEAAA encoded by the coding sequence ATGTTGAAGGTTCTGGTCGGCGGATGGGCTCTCTTCCTGGGCATGGCGTTGCTCATGGTCGGCAACGGGATGCAAGGTACGCTGCTGGGCGTGCGGGGCCCGCTCGAAGGGTTCTCGACCTTCCAGATGTCGCTGGTCATGTCCGCCTATTTCCTGGGATTCCTCGGTGGTTCGCGTCTCGCGCCAGAGATGATCCGGCGGGTGGGGCATATCCGCGTCTTCGCGGCGCTGGCCTCGTTCATCTCGGCGGTGCTGATCCTCTATCCCTCGATCACGGAACCCTGGGCGTGGGTTCTGTTGCGGGTGCTGATCGGCTTCTGCTTCTCGGGCGTCTACGTCACGGCCGAATCGTGGCTCAACAACTCGGTCACGAACGACCAGCGGGGGCAGGCGCTGTCGGTCTACATGATCGTGCAGATGACGGGGATCCTCACCGCCCAGGGGCTGCTGGCACTGGGGGATCCGACGGGTTTCATCCTGTTCATCGTGCCCTCGGTCCTCGTCTCGATGTCCTTTGCGCCGATCCTGCTGTCGGTGACGCCCACGCCGGCCTTTGCCACGACCAAACCGATGAGCCTCGCCCGGCTCTACCATTCCTCGCCGCTCGGATGCGTGGGGATGTTCCTGATGGGCGGCGTCTATTCGGCGCAGTTCGGCATGGCGTCGGTCTATGCGACGCAGCTGGGCTTTTCGGTGAGCGAAGTCGCGACATTCGTCGCCGCGATCTATGCGGGCGGTCTGCTGCTGCAATATCCGATCGGCTGGCTGTCGGACCGGTTCGACCGGCGACGCGTCATCATGGGTGCAGCGCTTGTCGGCGGGCTCGTCAGCTTCCTCGGGTTCACGTCCGAGCCGACGCTGGTCATGCTCTGCGTCGCGGGGTTCGTCATGGGCGGGATGGCCAATCCGCTTTACGCGCTGCTCATCGCCCATACGAACGATTACCTCGCGCACGAGGACATGTCGGCCGCGTCGGGTGGCCTTCTCTTCATCAACGGTCTCGGTGCCGTGGCGGGCCCCATCATCACGGGTGCCATGATCGCTGAATTCGGACCGATGGGGTTCTGGGTCTTCCTGGCCGTCCTGATGCTGCTTCTCGCGGCCTATGCCGGCTACCGGATGACACGCCGCGCGGCACCCGACGAATACGGGCAATACGTCGCCATTACGCCGTCCGCCACGGTCGTCGCGATGGATGCGGCGCAGGACTGGCTGCAGGAGCAGGCCGAAGAAGACGAAGAAATCGACGAGGATGACGACGAGGCCGCCGCCTGA
- a CDS encoding recombinase family protein, with protein sequence MTTIFYARVSTADQTLDHQVTQARKAGFEIDEILSDHGVSGVSTALRDRPEGKRLFDKLRKGDTLVVRWVDRLGRNYQDVTDTIREFMRRGVTIRTVINGMIFDGTPQDPMQEAVRDALIAFMAATAQAQAEATKEAQRAGIEAARGDDRKYRGRKPSYDRETLEIVLSMLSNGDGASAISKATGLSRQTILRIKNSPHDSQKNLNNWLKI encoded by the coding sequence ATGACCACGATTTTCTATGCCCGTGTGAGCACGGCAGACCAAACGCTCGACCATCAGGTTACCCAGGCACGGAAAGCCGGATTCGAGATAGACGAGATTCTCTCAGATCATGGCGTGTCTGGCGTCAGTACAGCTCTCCGAGATCGCCCCGAGGGGAAACGGCTCTTCGACAAGCTCCGGAAGGGCGACACGCTGGTTGTTCGGTGGGTGGACCGCCTAGGACGCAACTACCAGGACGTGACCGACACGATCCGGGAGTTCATGCGTCGTGGCGTGACCATCCGCACGGTCATCAACGGCATGATCTTCGACGGCACCCCGCAAGATCCCATGCAAGAGGCCGTGAGAGACGCTCTTATTGCATTCATGGCCGCAACGGCACAGGCACAGGCGGAAGCGACAAAAGAGGCTCAGAGGGCCGGTATAGAGGCTGCACGGGGAGATGACCGGAAGTACCGGGGCAGGAAACCTTCGTATGACCGGGAGACGTTAGAGATCGTCCTGTCCATGCTGTCGAACGGGGACGGGGCAAGCGCGATCTCGAAGGCGACAGGACTCAGCCGCCAAACAATTTTAAGGATTAAAAATAGCCCGCACGATAGTCAAAAAAACCTCAACAATTGGCTAAAAATTTGA
- a CDS encoding RNA-directed DNA polymerase, whose amino-acid sequence MVTKDEFRAAANLAVLNLIKHGDTDIFPLTFEGHAIFDNTEKFVDLICEYDANFDEYLAQYPPSNTNALIPVSYYGFRWGTQMDPIWNAHFLSCVIALAEKLEAARVKTDAKIVFSYRFQPQKDCGDLFDRSLSWHAFMMRSLEKCDSYEFVTTCDISEFYPRLNHHRLENALLQVAGDTPYPKRIMAFLSNFSNTRSFGLPIGGPAARILSEITINQIDWLLQSKRIDFVRFADDFHLFAKSREEAYRNTIIISEKLFENQGLSLQKSKTRIMTTSEFKATSPVQLPLDDAKAEEKGERDVVLPDRSRRLLSFSLRFDPYSPTAEEDYERLKEEVRNFDILGLLKEELAKSRVHIALSRKIVSAIHYLDGQTKDDAVLSVVDNSDVLYPIFSSALIMMDKVFNDLGDAAKDRLVEKLIELIRSDSHVLRVDVHLCFALRVIQHSNTEKTQQLLKEIYDTRRSDIVCRDIILVMALWRDWYWLSDLRNKYRQLSDPEKRALLVASYTLKDEGRHWRDHIKKELNPFEKFVLAWAGERVGHGKSEFYL is encoded by the coding sequence ATGGTGACGAAAGACGAATTCCGTGCAGCAGCAAACCTAGCTGTTCTAAACTTAATAAAGCACGGGGATACAGACATTTTCCCATTAACTTTTGAAGGGCATGCTATATTTGATAACACAGAAAAATTCGTTGATCTCATTTGTGAGTATGACGCGAATTTCGACGAATATTTAGCTCAGTATCCACCGTCAAACACCAATGCATTGATACCGGTGTCGTATTACGGTTTTCGATGGGGTACGCAGATGGATCCAATCTGGAATGCCCATTTCCTGAGCTGCGTAATTGCTTTAGCCGAGAAGTTAGAGGCAGCTAGAGTAAAAACAGATGCAAAAATTGTCTTTTCTTATCGTTTTCAGCCGCAGAAAGACTGCGGCGATCTTTTTGACAGGAGTTTAAGTTGGCATGCATTTATGATGAGGTCACTTGAGAAATGTGATTCTTACGAGTTCGTCACAACTTGCGATATAAGTGAATTTTACCCTAGACTGAATCACCACAGACTAGAGAACGCACTGCTTCAAGTCGCTGGTGACACGCCTTATCCAAAAAGAATTATGGCGTTCTTGAGCAATTTCTCGAACACTAGATCATTCGGCTTGCCAATTGGCGGCCCTGCTGCACGTATTTTATCTGAAATTACAATAAATCAGATCGATTGGCTATTGCAGAGTAAAAGAATTGATTTCGTGCGCTTTGCAGATGATTTCCATTTGTTTGCGAAAAGCCGCGAAGAAGCGTACCGGAATACTATTATCATTTCTGAGAAGCTTTTTGAAAATCAAGGGCTCTCCCTCCAGAAGTCTAAAACTCGAATAATGACCACGTCGGAGTTTAAGGCGACTAGTCCTGTTCAACTGCCTTTGGATGATGCTAAAGCGGAAGAAAAGGGAGAGAGAGATGTAGTACTCCCTGATCGCTCAAGAAGGCTCCTCAGCTTTTCTTTGAGGTTTGACCCATATTCACCAACCGCTGAAGAGGATTACGAGCGACTTAAAGAGGAAGTAAGAAACTTTGATATTCTTGGTCTTCTTAAGGAAGAACTGGCCAAGTCACGTGTTCACATTGCGCTGTCCAGAAAAATTGTTTCAGCTATTCACTACTTAGATGGTCAGACTAAAGACGATGCTGTCCTATCTGTGGTCGACAACAGTGATGTGCTTTACCCTATATTCTCCTCCGCACTGATAATGATGGACAAAGTTTTTAACGACCTGGGAGACGCTGCTAAGGATCGGTTAGTCGAAAAACTGATTGAACTAATAAGATCCGATTCTCACGTTCTAAGAGTCGATGTGCATCTTTGTTTTGCTTTGAGGGTTATTCAGCATTCAAATACTGAAAAGACCCAGCAGCTTCTTAAGGAGATATATGATACCCGAAGGTCAGACATAGTTTGCCGCGATATTATCCTTGTGATGGCGCTTTGGCGTGACTGGTATTGGCTTTCTGATTTGCGAAATAAGTATAGGCAACTGAGCGATCCTGAAAAGAGAGCTCTTTTAGTTGCGTCGTATACGCTCAAAGATGAAGGAAGACATTGGAGGGATCATATTAAGAAAGAATTGAACCCCTTTGAAAAATTTGTCTTGGCCTGGGCCGGTGAGCGGGTCGGGCATGGAAAAAGTGAATTTTATCTATGA
- a CDS encoding MFS transporter, with protein sequence MSGEVERRSTDWPLVVAIFVGGLLAAGQFAKVSLGLPQIGVAFDAPATRLAYLVSILGVVGIIGGAMAGGVVAAWGAARVLVWSMVLGGGLSLLQAFLPPLPVFAGLRVVEGLSHLGVVVSAPPLMAGLASDRDRPMVMSIWASFFGVAFAIGAVIFPWVLNQGGIALVLALHGIAMLVVAGLLVSRLQRQIRAPLRLDPWRVHARIYSRPDLFAPGLGFVFYTLTYVALLTLLPMRLGQPWLATGLPLLGLAGTFAAGPAMRRIAPPRVAACGFAAMAVLGVPLLLGWTLALLPLFLIMGIVPAASFAMIPYLNRGLPDRAQATGCIAQLGNVGTTLGTPFFAICLGVGGLGLLYLALIAVALAGLVTVLMLARLTTPA encoded by the coding sequence ATGAGCGGCGAGGTGGAGCGCCGCTCGACCGATTGGCCGCTCGTCGTCGCAATCTTCGTCGGAGGGCTGCTTGCCGCCGGGCAATTCGCCAAGGTTTCGCTCGGGCTGCCTCAGATCGGGGTGGCGTTCGACGCTCCGGCCACGCGGCTCGCCTATCTGGTTTCGATTCTGGGCGTGGTGGGGATCATTGGCGGTGCCATGGCCGGCGGGGTGGTGGCCGCATGGGGGGCGGCGCGCGTCCTCGTCTGGTCGATGGTGCTGGGCGGGGGGCTGTCGCTTCTGCAGGCGTTCCTCCCGCCGCTGCCGGTCTTCGCTGGGTTGCGCGTCGTCGAGGGGCTCTCTCATCTGGGGGTCGTCGTCTCGGCCCCGCCGTTGATGGCCGGGCTCGCCTCGGATCGCGACCGGCCGATGGTCATGTCGATCTGGGCCTCGTTCTTCGGAGTGGCCTTTGCGATTGGCGCGGTGATCTTTCCGTGGGTCCTGAACCAGGGGGGAATCGCGCTCGTCCTCGCACTGCACGGCATCGCGATGCTCGTCGTGGCGGGGCTTCTGGTATCGCGGCTGCAGCGACAGATCCGCGCGCCCCTGCGGCTCGATCCGTGGCGGGTCCATGCGCGGATCTATTCGCGGCCGGACCTCTTCGCGCCGGGTCTCGGCTTTGTCTTCTACACGCTGACCTATGTCGCGTTGCTCACGCTGCTGCCGATGCGGCTTGGGCAACCCTGGCTCGCGACGGGCCTGCCGCTTCTGGGGCTTGCGGGTACCTTCGCGGCCGGTCCGGCGATGCGGCGCATCGCGCCGCCACGCGTCGCTGCCTGCGGTTTCGCCGCGATGGCGGTGCTAGGCGTGCCGCTCCTGCTGGGCTGGACGCTCGCACTGCTGCCTCTCTTTCTCATCATGGGAATCGTCCCCGCTGCGAGCTTCGCGATGATCCCGTATCTCAACCGCGGGCTTCCCGACCGGGCGCAGGCCACGGGGTGCATTGCGCAGCTCGGCAACGTGGGCACCACCCTCGGCACGCCGTTCTTCGCGATCTGCCTCGGGGTGGGCGGGCTCGGGTTGCTCTATCTCGCGCTGATTGCGGTGGCACTTGCCGGGCTCGTCACGGTGTTGATGCTTGCCCGTCTCACCACTCCCGCCTGA
- a CDS encoding tyrosine-type recombinase/integrase — translation MDDLEWTAATLSLRNGIYYAYLTIPLAARTRGGPRQMRLTTGTSDFKLAQKRLHDLEAQLRVKIAAKYTSHQMTRPQSAYMRLIHQLDLASTEYAARCSLESEVYTVTYMEPPQTKGELASALNGIDDRLHEFVTLDRDGDPEFMVSWWDRVGPDEFNAAELRILQSEATADLNAALGLSEDGPPTILDHLEIFRTDLQEQVQNGHLREKTARSRVVTIEDFAEVVGNQPMVDFKAAHAYKYARSLSTEKANKTIKARLSHVSTLFDHAVQSDVIESNPFRRIDLRTYGKKLEHYAPLTDDMISQLFAIPNLPEDVRNIWAILAATGMRLDEVATLRAGQVKIVDEILHFDLQASKVKNRQSQRRVPVCEAIRPLVEQMVSRRDSHDRLFDFPDKIDGKTRASERCNYWMKKAQFACDGTHSNERYTTHSLRGSFKDKMRDAGVSREIHSAILGHDLSAVSAAYGRGPSLKVMKDAVDRAEHPYIGLIELNKL, via the coding sequence ATGGATGACCTTGAATGGACGGCCGCAACGCTGAGCCTGCGTAACGGGATCTACTACGCATATTTGACGATTCCCCTCGCCGCACGGACGCGTGGCGGACCACGCCAAATGCGCCTGACGACGGGTACTAGCGACTTCAAATTAGCGCAGAAGAGACTCCACGACCTAGAGGCACAGTTAAGGGTTAAGATCGCCGCGAAGTATACGTCACACCAAATGACCCGTCCGCAGAGCGCGTACATGCGTCTCATACATCAACTCGATTTGGCGAGTACGGAGTATGCTGCCAGATGTTCTTTAGAATCGGAAGTGTATACGGTAACATACATGGAGCCGCCGCAAACGAAGGGCGAACTAGCTTCTGCCCTGAATGGAATAGATGATCGATTACACGAGTTCGTAACGCTAGATCGAGACGGTGATCCTGAATTTATGGTAAGCTGGTGGGATCGCGTCGGACCAGACGAATTCAACGCTGCTGAGTTGCGAATCCTCCAAAGTGAAGCCACGGCGGATCTGAATGCTGCGCTTGGATTGTCAGAAGACGGTCCGCCTACCATCCTTGATCATCTGGAGATATTCAGAACCGATCTGCAGGAACAAGTCCAGAACGGTCATCTCCGAGAGAAGACTGCCCGATCACGGGTCGTAACAATCGAAGATTTTGCCGAAGTCGTAGGCAATCAACCAATGGTAGATTTCAAGGCAGCACATGCTTACAAGTATGCAAGATCTCTCTCAACAGAGAAGGCGAATAAGACGATTAAAGCAAGACTGAGCCATGTCTCTACGCTCTTCGATCACGCTGTTCAGTCGGATGTAATTGAAAGCAATCCGTTCCGTCGCATCGACCTGCGTACATATGGCAAGAAGTTGGAGCACTACGCGCCCCTTACCGACGACATGATCAGTCAGTTGTTTGCGATACCTAACCTACCTGAAGACGTAAGGAACATCTGGGCGATCCTCGCAGCGACTGGTATGCGGCTTGATGAGGTCGCCACACTTCGCGCCGGACAGGTAAAGATTGTAGACGAAATCTTGCACTTTGACCTGCAAGCATCGAAGGTGAAAAACCGTCAATCACAAAGAAGAGTACCCGTCTGCGAAGCAATCCGCCCTCTCGTGGAACAGATGGTTTCACGGCGCGATTCTCATGATCGCCTGTTTGATTTTCCTGACAAAATTGACGGCAAGACCCGAGCATCCGAACGTTGCAACTATTGGATGAAAAAAGCCCAGTTTGCTTGCGATGGTACTCACTCGAACGAACGATACACAACGCATTCGCTGCGTGGATCTTTCAAGGACAAGATGCGCGACGCAGGGGTCTCACGCGAGATTCACAGCGCCATTCTAGGGCATGATCTAAGCGCTGTAAGCGCAGCCTATGGACGAGGACCGAGCCTTAAAGTGATGAAGGATGCAGTAGACAGGGCGGAACATCCGTATATCGGCTTGATTGAGCTTAACAAGCTTTAG